The DNA segment ATACTGCTCACTGATGGCGTACAAAGGCCCCAGCATGGATTGAAAATTTTTCTCAGTTTTTATTTTTTCATCCAGTGACTGTGCGTTTACCGCAAGATTACGTGCACGAATGACCTTTTCCAATGTTTCCGCTTCATGCTTTGCATAACCCTTAATGGTTTCAACGAGATTCGGAATCAGATCATAGCGCTTTTTCAGATATACATCCATCGTAGAAAAGGCTTCCTCCACTTTATTCTGCAGCTTTACAAATTTGTTATAGGTTGAAATAACCCAAAACAGAATAAGTACTACTACGACAGCAATTACAATCAAAGCGATTGGCATAGATATTCCCTCCTTTTGTCAGCTAGATTATACCATATAAGATATAGGTTCACCAGTTATTCTTTCCATATACAGCAGTCTATGCACATAGATTCTGATTTTATATGCAAACAGCGCCTGCAAAGATGTGAAAAAGGCCGGAGATACCGGCCTAGAATACAAAATTACCTTTTTCAAATACGGAAACCTCGCGCCCGTCGTCACAAACTCCCGTGATTTTCATATCCGCACTGCCAAACATGAAGTCCACATGCGTCATCGAGTGGTTAGCACCAGCCGCCTGCAGCTCCTCCTCGCTCATATCAACACCACCTCTGACATTCATCGGATAGGCATCTCCAAGAGCAAGATGACAGGATGCGTTTTCATCAAACAGCGTATTCAGAAACAGGATACCACTTTTACTGATTGGGGATTCATAAGGCACCAGCGCCACCTCACCAAGGTAACAGCTTCCCTCATCAAAGTGAACGAGTGAGGATAGTGTATCATACCCTTTTTCAGCACCGAAATCCACAACCCTTCCATCCTGGAAGGTAAACCAGAAATTTTCAATCAGTGTACCATTGTAATCCAGAGGCTTTGTGGCATACACCGTCCCGTGAACTCCGGTTTTCTCAGGCATGGTGAAAATCTCCTCAGTCGGCATATTGGGATTAAATTCAATTCCGGAAACTGTTTTTTCACTTCCTCCTGCCCATATATGATGATGGACAAGCGTGACCCATAAATCCGTCCCCTGCTCATTTTCAAAATGCAGCTTCTCAAAACGATGGTTATTTAATATTTCTTCTCTGCGTGTGAAGTTTTCCTGCAGTCTGCTCCATTCCTGAATCGGATCATTATGTTCTTCTACATGGACAGCCTGCAAAATGCGGTCCCACAGCTCATCCACTGCAGCATCACTGCCTTCAAATTCTGGGAATACAAGCTCTGCCCATTCCTTATTTGGTACAGCGACAATACACCACTGTGTTTTATTCATCATGGTATAGGACTGCAGCTCTTTACCTGCCTTTGCCATTGCAAGGCGTGCCTTACTGATTTTGGCTGCATCCACATCCTTTAAGATACCTGGAATATCACTGATGATATGCAGGATACAGGCTCCTTCCTTCATATAATCCAGCTTACAGTCAATCTGCCACGGACGTACCGTGCTCAGTGTTTCCTCATCCTGATAACGGTAATGACTGCGTGATACATAATCATCCTTATAGAATACAAGAACTTCTTTTGCGCCTGCCTGATATGCTTCCTCCACACAGGCACGCGTCATATCCCGGGCCTCTACGGATGTATTGATAATCAGTGTTTGTCCCTCCTGCAGATTCACACCCTTGCGAATCGCCAGTTTGGCATACTTCTCTAAACGTGCATCCATACTGCTACTCCTTTACGTATGCCATCGGCAGCATGGCAGCACCAACGATTCCCGGCTCGTCCAGCTCTGCCTCCATAAATACAACCGTCTGCATACCCTTATGGATCATATTGCGGAAATAGTTTTCCATCTTATCGAAGAACACATCCTTCCCCTTCATAACACCGCCGCCGATAACAAAGACCTCCGGATCAACAACGTGTGCAATCTGGGAGAACATAACCGCAAGATCATAGGCCATTTCATCACATATTTCAAGAGCCTTGGCATTTCCCTTGCGTGCCAAATCGAACACATCTCCGGCATGCTGTATTGCATCCTCACCAAAAGCAGCCTTTCCCTTGCGTGTGATCGCTGTTCCGCTGGCTTCATTTTCAACAGCACCGACATTTAGATAATTTACCTTTTCACGGCTTCTGTCAATGATCAGATTGGCAATTTCTCCAGCATGTCCGTTTCTGCCTGCAATCACCTTCTGGTTAACGACCAGTGCACCGCCGATTCCGGTGGAAATCGTCACATAATAAACAATATCCTTTCCCTTTCCGGCACCCTGCAAGGCCTCTCCCATACCGGCAACATTCACATCATTATCCAGGAATGTCGGCACATGGAAATGCTCCTCGATTCTGGAAGCAATCGGATAGCCCTCAAAACCAGGCAGATTCGTAGCCAGAATCATTTTCCCGTTTTTGGTATCCACAGGACCCGGTACTCCCATTCCGATACCGGTAACCTCCTGATAGCCGTCAATGCGCTCGATCATGGAAATGATTTTGCTGACGACCTGCTCCACGCCCTTACCGATTTCCGTAGGCTCCTTTACAATCTGCAGGATCGCACCAGCTTCATCAACCTTTGCCACACGAACATTCGTACCGCCTAAATCTACACCAATATACGTTTTCATTAAAAAACTCCTCCTTTAAGACTATGTCTATATTGTATCATATCTTACGGAGCTTTTCCTTATTTATAACAACTTTCTCAACGTGCGCTGCTTTCCTTCACATAGATTTTATCATAATGGAATACCGGCATACGGACACTGCCTGACGTAATGACCTGATATATGCGCAAATCATCCTTGACACCTCGATTTTCCACACGTACATCATAGGCAGCAGAATGTGTTACCTGATCGATTACCGCAGGAGAAAAATCACTGCTCTCCAGCTCATGAACGATTCCATAATGAAAATCATTCAGCTTGGCAATCTGCATCTGTGCCGACATCACATTGATAAACAGCACACAGACAAATGTTAAAAAAATCATAGATAATGCACTTGTAATACTTATTTTCATAATACCTCCTCAATCTACCAGAATTTGAATGTGCTTCACGCTTTTCATTCCCAGCGAATTGCGAACCACACAGCGTATGGTATACACACCCTTCTCTTGTGTGTTCACACTTCCGTAAAATTCCAGTTTTTCACTGATATCCCCATCCTGATGATCAATCGCCCTGACTTGCGTTCTGATATCAAAGCTCATTCCCTGCTGAATTCGCTGATTCTGTGCGATGATTTGCGGAAAGGAATGCTCCAGCAGATTTTGATTGATATGCAGCTGTGTATTCTCCATTTGCCCACTTTCCTTTTCCATATAGGCCTTTGCACTGAACTGCCATCCGCCAAATACGGAAAACACCACCGCAACGATGAGCAGGGTAATCCATACCGGCGTACTGATTCTAACAGCATTTTCCATTAGAACAGCCTTTCCAAAAGCCTTGTGATGACACCTGCATACATCGCAAATGACAACAATGCAAGAACTGCTGA comes from the Erysipelotrichaceae bacterium 66202529 genome and includes:
- a CDS encoding LemA family protein, with protein sequence MALIVIAVVVVLILFWVISTYNKFVKLQNKVEEAFSTMDVYLKKRYDLIPNLVETIKGYAKHEAETLEKVIRARNLAVNAQSLDEKIKTEKNFQSMLGPLYAISEQYPNLKADQHFAKLQTELQNIESEIANARKYYNAVCVKFNNLVEMFPSNLLAGMFHKTKKPLYEIDDAAQRENVKVQF
- a CDS encoding aminopeptidase, whose amino-acid sequence is MDARLEKYAKLAIRKGVNLQEGQTLIINTSVEARDMTRACVEEAYQAGAKEVLVFYKDDYVSRSHYRYQDEETLSTVRPWQIDCKLDYMKEGACILHIISDIPGILKDVDAAKISKARLAMAKAGKELQSYTMMNKTQWCIVAVPNKEWAELVFPEFEGSDAAVDELWDRILQAVHVEEHNDPIQEWSRLQENFTRREEILNNHRFEKLHFENEQGTDLWVTLVHHHIWAGGSEKTVSGIEFNPNMPTEEIFTMPEKTGVHGTVYATKPLDYNGTLIENFWFTFQDGRVVDFGAEKGYDTLSSLVHFDEGSCYLGEVALVPYESPISKSGILFLNTLFDENASCHLALGDAYPMNVRGGVDMSEEELQAAGANHSMTHVDFMFGSADMKITGVCDDGREVSVFEKGNFVF
- a CDS encoding ROK family protein, coding for MKTYIGVDLGGTNVRVAKVDEAGAILQIVKEPTEIGKGVEQVVSKIISMIERIDGYQEVTGIGMGVPGPVDTKNGKMILATNLPGFEGYPIASRIEEHFHVPTFLDNDVNVAGMGEALQGAGKGKDIVYYVTISTGIGGALVVNQKVIAGRNGHAGEIANLIIDRSREKVNYLNVGAVENEASGTAITRKGKAAFGEDAIQHAGDVFDLARKGNAKALEICDEMAYDLAVMFSQIAHVVDPEVFVIGGGVMKGKDVFFDKMENYFRNMIHKGMQTVVFMEAELDEPGIVGAAMLPMAYVKE
- a CDS encoding pesticidal protein, with amino-acid sequence MENAVRISTPVWITLLIVAVVFSVFGGWQFSAKAYMEKESGQMENTQLHINQNLLEHSFPQIIAQNQRIQQGMSFDIRTQVRAIDHQDGDISEKLEFYGSVNTQEKGVYTIRCVVRNSLGMKSVKHIQILVD